In a genomic window of Aeromicrobium panaciterrae:
- the fabG gene encoding 3-oxoacyl-ACP reductase FabG, producing the protein MSEARTAIVTGGARGIGAGVAQRLSADGFKVAVVDLDEASCAGTVDAITAAGGSALAVGANVSDEEQVKAAFARIESDLGAPTVLINNAGVIRDNMLFKMTTDDWDTVMNVHLRGAFLMTKSAQKYMTEAKWGRIVNLSSSSALGNRGQANYSAAKAGVQGFTKTLAIELGKFGVTANAIAPGFIQTDMTASTAERLGVAFDDFIKFSAEQIPVQRVGQPEDIAHAVSYLVSEGAGFVSGQVIYVAGGPLC; encoded by the coding sequence GTGAGTGAAGCCCGTACCGCGATCGTCACCGGCGGAGCCCGAGGAATCGGCGCCGGAGTGGCCCAGCGACTTTCGGCCGACGGGTTTAAGGTCGCCGTCGTCGACCTCGACGAGGCGTCCTGCGCTGGAACCGTCGATGCCATCACCGCCGCCGGTGGATCAGCCCTCGCAGTCGGCGCAAACGTCAGCGACGAGGAGCAGGTCAAGGCCGCCTTCGCCCGCATCGAGTCAGACCTCGGCGCTCCGACCGTGCTGATCAACAATGCCGGTGTCATCCGCGACAACATGCTCTTCAAGATGACGACGGACGACTGGGACACCGTCATGAACGTGCACTTGCGCGGAGCATTCCTGATGACCAAGAGCGCTCAGAAGTACATGACTGAGGCCAAGTGGGGCCGCATCGTCAACCTCTCCAGCAGCTCGGCTCTCGGCAACCGCGGCCAGGCCAACTACTCGGCCGCCAAGGCTGGCGTCCAGGGCTTCACGAAGACGTTGGCGATCGAGCTCGGCAAGTTTGGCGTCACCGCCAACGCGATCGCACCCGGCTTCATCCAGACCGACATGACGGCCTCCACGGCTGAGCGCCTCGGCGTCGCGTTCGATGACTTCATCAAGTTCAGTGCCGAGCAGATTCCCGTCCAGCGGGTTGGCCAGCCCGAGGACATCGCCCACGCTGTCTCGTACCTCGTCAGCGAAGGCGCCGGCTTCGTGTCCGGCCAGGTCATCTACGTCGCTGGCGGGCCGCTCTGCTGA
- a CDS encoding carboxyl transferase domain-containing protein, whose amino-acid sequence MSQRETPSVLSAPDETGHRSMLTQRRADRFAHVEPKGKRVYTALQRAEMLVDEGSFVSMTPLRSAGAGQGSGVIAGWGTTDGHPLVVVSHDAAVASGAIGAVMAESIQKAQRFAIDKGYPIVYINDSGGARIHDGIFALHGCGGIFALNIEAQKRIPQISLILGPCAGAAAYSPALTDWTIMVKEQGQMFLTGPDIVKAATGEDASAEDIGGSDLHTRVSGVAHLEVDNEEEAFHATRLLLSFLPTHKGGAQKRHSPVPANPGAVERLPGIVPEKSSIVFDMNAVMDGVLDNGARLELMPTHAPSILTLFARLDGHAVGVIANQSDARGGILDSKAAVKAARFVDFCGRFDLPVITFVDVPGFLPGTVEEGRGIITHGAKLLKAYVETTSPKLTVVVRKAYGGAYIAMGAASLGADVNWAWAQSEIAVMGPGGAVALLHRRALKEAEEPTVLRDELAAVYREEVARPYLAAEAGIVDDVIHPEETRDRMTAALRMLTAGTA is encoded by the coding sequence GTGTCGCAACGTGAAACACCTTCGGTGCTCTCAGCGCCTGACGAGACTGGTCATCGCTCGATGCTTACGCAGCGTCGTGCCGATCGGTTCGCCCACGTCGAGCCCAAGGGCAAGCGGGTCTACACGGCACTTCAGCGTGCCGAGATGCTCGTCGACGAGGGCTCCTTCGTGTCCATGACACCGTTGCGCTCTGCCGGCGCCGGTCAGGGCAGCGGCGTCATTGCCGGATGGGGTACGACCGACGGTCACCCGCTCGTCGTCGTCTCGCACGACGCAGCGGTGGCCTCTGGTGCGATCGGCGCAGTCATGGCCGAGAGCATTCAGAAGGCTCAGCGTTTCGCGATCGACAAGGGCTACCCGATCGTCTACATCAACGACTCGGGTGGAGCTCGCATCCACGACGGCATCTTCGCGCTGCACGGTTGTGGCGGCATCTTCGCGCTCAACATTGAGGCGCAGAAGCGCATCCCGCAGATCTCGCTGATCCTGGGCCCGTGCGCCGGCGCTGCCGCGTACTCACCAGCTCTGACCGACTGGACGATCATGGTCAAGGAGCAGGGACAGATGTTCCTGACCGGCCCGGACATCGTCAAGGCGGCCACCGGCGAGGACGCTTCAGCGGAAGATATCGGTGGATCAGACCTCCACACCCGCGTCAGCGGCGTTGCTCACCTCGAGGTCGACAACGAAGAAGAGGCGTTCCACGCGACACGCCTGCTGCTGTCGTTCCTGCCGACCCACAAGGGTGGTGCGCAGAAGCGCCACAGCCCCGTACCGGCCAACCCCGGCGCCGTTGAGCGCCTGCCTGGCATCGTCCCGGAGAAGTCCAGCATCGTCTTCGACATGAATGCCGTCATGGACGGTGTCCTCGACAACGGTGCGCGCCTCGAGCTCATGCCGACGCATGCGCCGAGCATCCTCACGCTGTTCGCCCGCCTCGACGGTCACGCGGTCGGCGTCATCGCCAACCAGTCCGACGCCCGCGGCGGCATCCTCGACTCCAAGGCAGCCGTCAAGGCCGCGCGGTTCGTGGACTTCTGTGGCCGCTTTGACCTCCCGGTCATCACATTCGTCGACGTTCCCGGCTTCCTGCCCGGCACGGTCGAAGAGGGTCGCGGCATCATCACGCATGGTGCCAAGCTCCTCAAGGCGTACGTCGAGACGACGTCGCCCAAGCTCACGGTCGTCGTGCGCAAGGCGTACGGCGGCGCGTACATCGCAATGGGCGCTGCGTCGCTCGGTGCCGACGTCAACTGGGCCTGGGCTCAGTCCGAGATCGCGGTGATGGGTCCCGGCGGCGCCGTCGCGTTACTTCATCGACGTGCGCTCAAGGAAGCCGAGGAGCCGACCGTGCTTCGCGACGAGCTTGCTGCTGTCTACCGCGAGGAAGTCGCTCGCCCCTATTTGGCCGCTGAGGCCGGTATCGTCGACGATGTGATCCATCCCGAGGAGACACGCGACCGTATGACTGCGGCGCTTCGCATGCTCACCGCCGGCACCGCCTGA
- a CDS encoding biotin/lipoyl-binding carrier protein, producing the protein MFAARAEIVANVWKIVAREGDQVGAGDVLAILETMKMEIPVYAEASGFVSKILVEVGQIVQEGDPLIEIDETASA; encoded by the coding sequence ATGTTTGCTGCACGAGCCGAGATCGTCGCAAACGTCTGGAAGATCGTCGCCCGTGAAGGCGACCAGGTCGGAGCCGGTGACGTGCTCGCGATCCTCGAAACGATGAAGATGGAGATCCCGGTCTACGCCGAGGCCTCCGGCTTCGTGAGCAAGATCCTCGTCGAGGTTGGGCAGATCGTCCAAGAGGGCGACCCGCTGATCGAGATCGACGAGACCGCCAGCGCCTGA
- a CDS encoding thioesterase family protein, with protein sequence MPSKEEIVHELPMRWADLDSLNHVNNVVYVDYASEVRDLLVEDGLIEAGLGVSHMSVRYSRPMLLSRHPVVVTSVIDGDKLTQQICSDRDGTRTVYSTLVTTLGTPSTASRSAVTSDPLPSRIRRSDIDSTGAVSLIKTFELFQEGRVLFISNHLAGLKSGQFVVGTVSVDFHSPITWRLEPYESRSWLSRVGAGSVTIESELSDGDVLLARGTTFLVGFDLAAQKSRAFSPEERAVFDGLKASGGPA encoded by the coding sequence GTGCCTTCCAAAGAAGAGATCGTCCATGAACTGCCCATGCGCTGGGCCGATCTTGATTCCCTCAACCACGTCAACAACGTCGTCTATGTCGACTACGCGTCCGAAGTACGCGACTTGCTGGTCGAGGACGGACTGATCGAGGCCGGCCTCGGTGTCTCGCACATGTCAGTCCGTTACTCCCGGCCGATGCTGCTGAGCCGTCACCCAGTGGTCGTCACTTCTGTGATCGACGGCGACAAGCTGACACAGCAGATCTGCTCAGACCGCGACGGCACGCGTACGGTCTATTCGACCCTCGTCACCACGCTCGGGACGCCGTCCACGGCGAGCCGCTCGGCTGTCACCTCAGACCCACTGCCGTCCAGGATCCGACGCAGCGACATTGACTCGACCGGCGCCGTGAGCCTGATCAAGACCTTCGAGCTCTTCCAGGAAGGGCGAGTGCTGTTCATCTCCAACCATCTGGCGGGACTCAAGTCCGGGCAGTTCGTCGTGGGCACGGTGAGCGTTGACTTCCATTCGCCAATCACCTGGCGGCTGGAACCGTATGAATCGCGCAGCTGGCTCAGCCGTGTTGGTGCTGGTTCGGTGACCATCGAGTCCGAGCTGTCCGACGGCGATGTGCTGTTGGCCAGAGGCACGACATTCCTGGTCGGGTTCGACCTGGCTGCTCAGAAGTCGCGGGCGTTCTCGCCCGAGGAGCGCGCCGTGTTTGACGGGCTGAAGGCTTCCGGCGGTCCCGCTTAA
- a CDS encoding globin produces the protein MSDQSFYDAIGGHDTIKLIVDTFYDGVETDEVLRPLYPEADLGPANERFRMFLEQYWGGPTTYSDQRGHPRLRMRHAPFEVTIEARDRWLVHFRAGLDKAALSPELDEQFWAYVQHAAQFMVNSAR, from the coding sequence ATGAGCGATCAGAGTTTCTATGACGCCATCGGCGGACACGACACGATCAAGCTGATCGTTGACACGTTCTACGACGGCGTCGAGACGGACGAAGTTCTACGTCCGCTCTATCCCGAGGCGGACCTCGGACCCGCGAACGAACGGTTCCGGATGTTCCTCGAGCAGTACTGGGGCGGACCGACGACCTACTCCGATCAGCGTGGCCACCCTCGTCTGCGCATGCGTCATGCCCCGTTCGAAGTCACGATCGAAGCACGCGACCGCTGGCTCGTGCACTTCCGCGCTGGTCTCGACAAGGCAGCCCTGTCACCCGAGCTGGACGAACAGTTCTGGGCCTACGTGCAGCACGCAGCGCAATTCATGGTCAACTCCGCACGCTGA
- a CDS encoding mechanosensitive ion channel family protein, whose amino-acid sequence MPHLDVNWDIRDLDLHWATPGTIVLIIFVGLLFRWFVNRAIDRLVARASKGNLPGIIANTKAGDFLSELRPGNSERRKQRAQTMGSLLKSIASGLILAIVIVMVLAQLNVNIAPIIASAGIIGVAFGFGAQNLVKDFLAGIFMILEDQYGVGDVVDLGEATGVVEAVGLRVTRLRDVNGTVWYVRNGEVLRVGNQSQNWARTVLDITVGYEADLDQVQTILQEEATAMFEDPQFHDVIIEAPEVWGVERFDKDGAVVRVVLKTAPLEQWQVARAMRQRIKHRFDAAGIRIPTSFQTSTGPDA is encoded by the coding sequence ATGCCGCACCTCGACGTCAACTGGGACATCCGGGATCTCGACCTTCATTGGGCGACTCCCGGCACCATCGTCCTGATCATTTTCGTCGGCCTGCTGTTCCGATGGTTCGTCAACCGGGCGATCGATCGACTGGTCGCCCGAGCCAGCAAGGGCAACCTGCCGGGCATCATCGCCAACACCAAGGCAGGCGACTTCCTGTCTGAGCTGCGCCCCGGCAACAGCGAGCGACGCAAGCAGCGCGCACAGACCATGGGTTCGTTGCTCAAGAGCATTGCGTCAGGTCTCATCCTGGCGATCGTCATCGTCATGGTGCTGGCACAGCTCAACGTCAACATCGCGCCGATCATTGCCAGCGCCGGAATCATCGGCGTCGCGTTCGGCTTCGGTGCACAGAACCTCGTCAAGGACTTCCTCGCCGGGATCTTCATGATCCTCGAGGACCAGTACGGCGTCGGCGATGTTGTGGACCTCGGCGAGGCAACTGGAGTCGTCGAGGCAGTGGGTCTGCGCGTCACGCGACTGCGCGATGTCAATGGAACTGTTTGGTACGTACGCAATGGCGAGGTGCTGCGGGTCGGCAACCAGAGCCAGAACTGGGCACGCACCGTTCTCGACATCACCGTCGGCTACGAGGCTGACCTCGACCAGGTGCAGACGATCCTCCAGGAGGAGGCCACCGCGATGTTCGAGGATCCCCAGTTCCACGACGTCATCATCGAGGCGCCGGAGGTATGGGGCGTCGAGCGCTTCGACAAGGACGGCGCCGTCGTACGCGTCGTACTCAAGACCGCACCCCTCGAGCAGTGGCAGGTGGCTCGCGCAATGCGCCAGCGCATCAAGCACCGCTTCGATGCCGCCGGCATCCGTATCCCGACGTCCTTCCAGACCTCGACAGGACCGGACGCATGA
- a CDS encoding DoxX family protein — protein MTSADLAALILRVALGIVLLMHGRNHGWGSGGLAGTASWFESIGLRPAKLHAAISAYMEVACGILLLLGLFVPFAAAAGVATMTVAFVTVHRKNGFFIFNPGEGYEYVGTVAFALTALAVLGAGKISLDHAFDIELHGIAVGLGAAAAGVLGAAFLLVTSWRPPAAGGEDA, from the coding sequence ATGACCAGCGCGGATCTGGCAGCACTGATCCTGCGGGTTGCTCTCGGCATCGTTCTGCTGATGCACGGCCGCAACCATGGCTGGGGGTCCGGCGGTCTTGCCGGTACTGCGAGCTGGTTCGAGAGCATCGGCCTGCGCCCGGCCAAGCTGCACGCGGCGATTAGCGCCTACATGGAGGTTGCCTGCGGCATCCTCCTGCTGCTCGGCTTGTTCGTACCGTTTGCGGCCGCCGCCGGTGTCGCGACCATGACGGTCGCGTTCGTGACTGTGCACCGCAAGAACGGCTTCTTCATCTTCAACCCGGGTGAGGGTTACGAGTACGTCGGCACGGTTGCCTTCGCGCTCACGGCGTTGGCCGTGCTTGGCGCCGGCAAGATCTCGCTCGATCATGCCTTCGACATCGAGCTGCACGGCATCGCCGTTGGACTCGGTGCCGCAGCAGCCGGAGTTCTCGGCGCAGCCTTCCTCCTCGTCACCAGCTGGCGCCCGCCCGCCGCTGGTGGTGAAGACGCCTAG
- the pepN gene encoding aminopeptidase N, giving the protein MPGTNLTREEASERAAIISTETYDVALDLTLDSETRFGSTTTITFGATPGASTFVDLVDGEITSITLNGADVDVSAYTDSRIALTGLAEKNELRVEATCAYSRSGEGLHRFVDPVDGRFYLYTQFEVPDARRVFTTFEQPNLKATFEFHITAPSSWEVVSNSPTPEPVPAAEGTSTWHFAPTKRMSTYITALIAGEYHQVTDTYKGAYDEIPLGVFCRQSLVEHLDADDIFLITKQGFEFFENVFEMGYPFGKYDQLFVPEYNMGAMENAGAVTFRDEMIFRSRQTVSAYEQRANTILHEMAHMWFGDLVTMNWWDDLWLNESFAEFAASHSSANATRFTDSWTSFTNSRKNWAYRQDQLPSTHPIAADNYDLHAVEANFDGITYAKGASALKQLVAWVGEKDFFAGLRAYFTKHAYGNTELSDLLSELETASGRELGDWSKEWLQTSGVNTLKAVFETNDEGIFTSFNIEQTAIEAYPTLRRHRIAIGLYNQVEGQLVRTERIETDIRGASTPIAELLDHAQPDLILINDDDLTYAKIRLDDRSFDTLIESIASFDESLPRALCWGSAWDMTRDAELPASDFVALVLAGVGSETDLTAVSSLLRQGLTAVNIYTADDARTDLAEKWESGLRALVDEAEAGSDHQLALVRAYANAASGPVRLREILDGGLEGLAVDTDLRWTLLTALARLGEAGEAEIVAELERDKTISGQEHAASARAIQPLAESKAAAWDAVVSGDVPNETRRSIAYSFQVSGQSELLEPYVDRYLTMAETVLEEKGVWMAQVALIPLFPLANPSQATLDKVDAWLEKTQAGAATVRYVSEGRDDLARALRAQAVKA; this is encoded by the coding sequence ATGCCTGGAACTAACCTCACCCGCGAAGAAGCCAGCGAGCGCGCAGCGATCATCTCTACAGAGACCTACGATGTCGCACTCGACCTCACCCTCGACTCCGAAACCCGCTTTGGATCGACCACGACCATCACGTTCGGGGCAACTCCCGGAGCGTCGACATTCGTCGATCTGGTCGACGGAGAAATCACCTCAATCACCCTGAACGGCGCTGACGTCGATGTCTCGGCGTACACCGACAGCCGCATCGCCCTAACCGGTCTCGCCGAGAAGAACGAGCTCCGAGTCGAGGCCACCTGCGCCTACTCCCGCTCCGGCGAGGGCCTGCACCGCTTCGTCGATCCGGTCGACGGCCGCTTCTACCTCTACACGCAGTTCGAGGTCCCCGACGCTCGACGCGTGTTCACGACCTTCGAGCAGCCGAACCTCAAGGCAACGTTCGAGTTCCACATCACCGCGCCGTCCAGCTGGGAAGTTGTCTCCAACTCCCCCACGCCCGAGCCCGTGCCGGCAGCCGAGGGCACGAGCACGTGGCATTTCGCGCCGACCAAGCGCATGTCGACCTACATCACCGCGCTGATCGCCGGTGAATACCACCAGGTCACCGACACCTACAAGGGTGCGTACGACGAGATCCCGCTCGGCGTCTTCTGCCGACAGTCTCTCGTCGAGCACCTCGATGCCGACGACATCTTCCTCATCACGAAGCAGGGCTTCGAGTTCTTCGAGAACGTCTTCGAGATGGGCTACCCGTTCGGCAAGTACGACCAGCTGTTCGTGCCCGAATACAACATGGGCGCGATGGAGAACGCCGGCGCCGTGACGTTCCGCGACGAGATGATCTTCCGCAGCCGCCAGACTGTGTCGGCGTACGAGCAGCGCGCCAACACGATCCTGCACGAGATGGCTCACATGTGGTTCGGCGATCTGGTCACCATGAACTGGTGGGACGACCTGTGGCTCAACGAGTCGTTCGCGGAGTTCGCGGCGTCGCACTCGTCGGCCAACGCAACCCGCTTCACCGACTCCTGGACCAGCTTCACCAACAGCCGCAAGAACTGGGCCTACCGCCAGGACCAGCTGCCGTCGACACACCCGATCGCGGCCGACAACTACGACCTGCACGCAGTCGAGGCCAACTTCGACGGCATCACGTACGCCAAGGGCGCCTCCGCGCTCAAGCAGCTCGTGGCCTGGGTCGGCGAGAAGGACTTCTTCGCCGGTCTCCGCGCCTATTTCACCAAACATGCCTACGGCAACACCGAGCTCTCGGACCTGCTCAGCGAGCTGGAGACCGCCTCCGGACGCGAGCTGGGTGACTGGTCGAAGGAGTGGCTGCAGACCTCGGGCGTCAACACTCTCAAGGCTGTCTTCGAGACAAATGACGAAGGCATCTTCACGTCCTTCAACATCGAGCAGACAGCCATCGAGGCATACCCCACGTTGCGTCGCCACCGCATCGCCATCGGCCTCTACAACCAGGTCGAGGGACAACTCGTACGCACCGAGCGCATCGAGACCGACATCCGGGGCGCCTCGACCCCGATCGCAGAGCTGCTGGACCACGCACAGCCCGACCTGATCCTGATCAACGACGACGACCTGACGTACGCCAAGATCCGGCTCGACGATCGCTCGTTCGATACTTTGATTGAAAGTATCGCTTCGTTCGACGAGTCACTCCCCCGCGCACTGTGCTGGGGATCGGCGTGGGACATGACGCGCGACGCAGAGCTGCCCGCGTCCGACTTCGTGGCTCTCGTGCTCGCCGGGGTCGGCTCCGAGACCGACCTCACGGCCGTCTCGTCGCTGCTCCGCCAGGGCCTGACCGCAGTCAACATCTACACCGCAGACGATGCACGTACGGACCTCGCTGAGAAGTGGGAATCGGGCCTTCGTGCGCTGGTCGACGAAGCTGAAGCAGGGAGCGATCACCAGCTCGCCCTGGTACGCGCATACGCCAACGCGGCTTCCGGCCCCGTCCGTCTCCGCGAGATCCTCGACGGTGGCCTTGAAGGACTCGCGGTCGACACTGATCTCCGCTGGACTCTGCTGACCGCGCTCGCCCGCTTGGGCGAAGCCGGCGAAGCCGAGATCGTCGCAGAGCTCGAACGCGACAAGACGATCTCTGGCCAGGAGCATGCTGCCTCGGCACGTGCGATCCAGCCGCTCGCCGAGTCCAAGGCTGCCGCTTGGGACGCCGTCGTCAGCGGAGACGTACCCAACGAGACACGTCGTTCGATCGCCTACTCATTCCAAGTCTCCGGACAGAGCGAGCTGCTCGAACCGTACGTCGACCGCTACCTCACGATGGCCGAGACCGTGCTCGAGGAGAAGGGCGTATGGATGGCGCAGGTCGCGTTGATCCCGCTCTTCCCGCTGGCCAACCCCTCGCAGGCGACGCTCGACAAGGTCGACGCGTGGCTGGAGAAGACCCAGGCCGGAGCGGCGACGGTGCGCTACGTGTCAGAGGGTCGCGATGACCTCGCTCGTGCGCTCCGCGCTCAGGCAGTCAAGGCCTAG
- a CDS encoding glutamate--cysteine ligase yields the protein MHIPFAESERSTIGIEWELALVDTDSGDLRQVAQTVLDAVAPPGGGEHPHIRQELLLNTVEIVSGVCHTVAEAGADLQRAIDEIRVITDPLRVELMCAGTHPFAAWDHQKVTDKERYATLIDRTQWWGRQMLIYGVHVHVGIEDRDKVLPISRAMLTYYGHLQALSASSPFWGGKATGYASNRALMFQQLPTAGLPFQFEEWGQLEGYVADMMKTGVIDVFDEIRWDLRPSPKFGTLEVRICDGIPTMSELMSISALTHCLVEYFSSELDAGRELPTVPPWFAQENKWRSARYGMDAILILDKNAEEELVTTDLAKLLKRLEPVAEKLKCTDELAGIDEIVRVGASYQRQVAVGGNGTDLDGVAQLLVEEMRAGRPLSTPG from the coding sequence ATGCACATACCGTTCGCCGAGTCCGAGCGGTCGACCATCGGCATCGAGTGGGAGCTCGCCCTGGTCGACACCGATTCCGGCGACCTGCGCCAGGTCGCGCAGACGGTGCTCGACGCAGTGGCGCCGCCCGGCGGTGGTGAGCACCCGCACATCCGCCAGGAGCTGCTCCTCAACACCGTCGAGATTGTGTCCGGTGTGTGCCACACCGTCGCCGAAGCCGGCGCCGATCTCCAGCGCGCGATTGACGAGATCCGAGTCATCACCGATCCGCTGCGAGTCGAGCTGATGTGCGCCGGAACGCACCCGTTCGCGGCCTGGGATCACCAGAAGGTGACCGACAAGGAGCGCTACGCGACACTGATCGACCGTACGCAGTGGTGGGGCCGGCAGATGCTGATCTACGGCGTCCACGTGCACGTCGGCATCGAGGACCGGGACAAGGTGCTGCCAATCAGCCGGGCGATGCTCACGTACTACGGGCATCTGCAGGCACTCAGTGCGTCCTCGCCGTTCTGGGGCGGCAAGGCGACCGGCTACGCGTCCAACCGCGCGCTGATGTTCCAGCAGTTGCCGACGGCCGGCCTGCCGTTCCAGTTCGAGGAGTGGGGACAGCTCGAGGGCTACGTCGCCGACATGATGAAGACCGGCGTCATCGACGTGTTCGACGAGATCCGCTGGGACCTCCGCCCGTCACCCAAGTTCGGCACTCTCGAGGTACGCATCTGCGACGGCATACCGACGATGTCGGAGCTGATGAGCATCTCTGCGCTCACCCACTGCCTGGTCGAGTACTTCTCGAGCGAGTTGGATGCCGGGCGCGAGCTGCCGACGGTCCCTCCGTGGTTCGCCCAGGAGAACAAGTGGCGGTCAGCGCGCTACGGCATGGACGCGATCCTGATCCTCGACAAAAACGCCGAGGAGGAGCTCGTCACGACCGACCTGGCGAAGCTTTTGAAGCGGCTCGAGCCGGTTGCCGAGAAGCTCAAGTGCACGGACGAACTTGCCGGAATCGACGAGATCGTACGTGTGGGAGCGTCGTACCAACGGCAGGTCGCAGTCGGTGGAAACGGCACGGATTTGGATGGGGTCGCGCAGCTACTCGTTGAGGAAATGCGAGCGGGGCGCCCGTTGTCGACGCCTGGCTAG
- a CDS encoding disulfide bond formation protein DsbA, giving the protein MTSFDTLTISAPSTATETVDFWFDPLCPFAWITSRWMLEVEKVRNVETRFHVMSLSVLNADKDVPEKYKEMIERGWGPVRIAIAIEQQLGTDALRPFYTSIGTKHHNEGREFDKALYEEVLAEIGFPLDLANAAEDTSLDDAVRASHKDGIDRVGEEVGTPVVSVGGTAFFGPVLIKIPRGEDAGVIFDSTRQLAGFDYFFELKRTRTGDLDFS; this is encoded by the coding sequence ATGACATCTTTCGACACCTTGACCATTTCCGCCCCGTCGACCGCGACAGAGACTGTCGACTTCTGGTTCGATCCGCTCTGCCCGTTCGCGTGGATCACCTCCCGCTGGATGCTCGAGGTTGAGAAGGTTCGAAACGTCGAGACGAGGTTCCACGTCATGAGCTTGTCGGTGCTCAACGCCGACAAGGACGTGCCGGAGAAGTACAAGGAAATGATCGAGCGCGGCTGGGGCCCGGTGCGGATCGCCATCGCGATCGAGCAGCAACTCGGCACCGATGCACTTCGCCCGTTCTACACGTCGATCGGAACCAAGCATCACAACGAGGGTCGCGAGTTCGACAAGGCGCTGTACGAAGAGGTGCTCGCCGAAATTGGCTTCCCGCTCGACCTGGCCAACGCGGCAGAAGACACGTCACTCGATGATGCGGTGCGTGCTTCACACAAGGACGGCATCGACCGCGTGGGCGAAGAAGTCGGCACCCCAGTCGTATCCGTTGGCGGCACGGCGTTCTTCGGGCCGGTCCTGATCAAGATTCCTCGCGGCGAGGATGCCGGTGTGATCTTCGATAGCACTCGTCAGCTGGCGGGGTTCGACTACTTCTTCGAGCTGAAGCGCACTCGCACTGGCGACCTCGACTTCAGCTGA
- a CDS encoding ribose-5-phosphate isomerase has translation MRVHIAADHAGFELKTHLIDWLNANGHDVVDHGAHEYDADDDYPPFCVDAAAAAVADPSSLAIVIGGSGNGEQIAANKVKGARAALAWSVETAALARQHNNAQIVSVGARMHTADEATAIVESFLTTPWSDEARHQRRIDLLLTYEETGQFA, from the coding sequence ATGCGCGTTCACATTGCCGCCGACCATGCCGGCTTCGAGCTCAAGACTCATCTGATCGACTGGCTCAATGCCAACGGCCACGACGTCGTCGACCACGGTGCACACGAGTACGACGCCGACGATGACTATCCGCCGTTCTGCGTCGATGCCGCCGCCGCAGCAGTGGCGGATCCCAGCTCGCTGGCCATCGTGATTGGTGGGTCGGGGAATGGCGAGCAGATTGCCGCCAACAAGGTCAAAGGCGCACGCGCAGCACTCGCGTGGAGTGTCGAGACGGCCGCGCTCGCGCGCCAGCACAACAACGCGCAGATCGTGTCGGTTGGTGCCCGTATGCATACGGCTGACGAGGCAACCGCGATTGTTGAGTCGTTCCTGACGACACCGTGGAGCGATGAAGCTCGCCACCAGCGCCGCATCGACCTGCTCCTCACGTACGAGGAGACCGGCCAGTTTGCCTGA